A single genomic interval of Candidatus Saganbacteria bacterium harbors:
- the argJ gene encoding bifunctional glutamate N-acetyltransferase/amino-acid acetyltransferase ArgJ — protein MKKIKGTITSPLGFMAAGLAAGIKRSGKPDMALIVSAVPAVCAGVFTTNQYLAAPIIVSKQNIKSGLCQAIISNAGNANCGTGKRGMADAKRMVDAAAKALKIDPKHVLVTSTGSIGKAMPMDKVISAIPKIADKVSKKGGHDAVLAILTTDTRAKEIVVKVGGYTIAGIAKGSGMIHPFMATMHAFITTDAKIDRKTLQALLSKAVDNSFNMMTVDQCMSTNDCVFALANGLSGSRVKGQAAIKKFYQALEGVCVYLAEEIARDGEGATQLIRIKVIGARNEKDAKTAARAIAGSDLLKCAVYGKDYNPGRIYAAVGATSAKIDPNKIKCDMKFGGKETIVTCDLGVGRSSANAWGCDLTEEYVKINAHYHT, from the coding sequence ATGAAGAAAATAAAAGGCACGATCACCTCTCCTCTTGGTTTTATGGCCGCAGGGCTTGCGGCAGGGATCAAAAGATCCGGAAAACCGGATATGGCGCTTATCGTATCAGCTGTGCCGGCTGTATGTGCCGGGGTCTTTACGACAAACCAATATTTAGCCGCGCCAATAATCGTTTCAAAACAAAATATCAAGTCGGGCCTTTGCCAAGCGATAATTTCAAATGCGGGCAATGCCAACTGCGGCACCGGAAAGCGGGGAATGGCAGATGCAAAGCGTATGGTTGACGCTGCAGCCAAGGCCCTTAAGATTGATCCAAAACATGTTTTGGTTACATCCACCGGATCAATAGGAAAAGCCATGCCGATGGATAAAGTTATATCCGCTATCCCAAAAATTGCAGACAAAGTTTCGAAAAAAGGCGGGCATGATGCCGTATTGGCAATTTTAACAACAGACACAAGAGCCAAAGAGATCGTTGTAAAAGTTGGCGGATATACTATAGCGGGTATCGCAAAAGGATCGGGTATGATCCACCCTTTTATGGCGACAATGCATGCATTTATCACAACAGACGCTAAGATCGACAGAAAAACGCTTCAAGCACTGCTTTCAAAAGCAGTAGATAATTCTTTCAACATGATGACAGTCGACCAGTGTATGTCGACCAATGATTGCGTGTTTGCGCTTGCGAACGGGTTATCAGGGTCAAGGGTCAAGGGTCAAGCGGCAATAAAAAAATTCTATCAAGCTCTAGAAGGAGTTTGTGTTTATCTTGCGGAAGAGATCGCGCGCGATGGTGAAGGCGCGACACAGCTGATACGGATAAAAGTAATTGGTGCGCGAAACGAAAAAGATGCGAAAACTGCGGCACGTGCTATCGCGGGATCGGACTTGCTAAAATGCGCAGTCTATGGAAAAGATTACAATCCTGGCCGAATTTATGCGGCAGTTGGCGCTACATCCGCAAAGATCGATCCTAATAAAATTAAATGCGACATGAAATTTGGGGGGAAAGAAACGATAGTTACTTGTGATCTTGGGGTAGGCCGATCATCGGCGAATGCCTGGGGATGCGATCTAACAGAAGAGTATGTTAAGATCAATGCTCATTATCATACATGA
- a CDS encoding N-acetyl-gamma-glutamyl-phosphate reductase gives MIKVGIAGVGGYAGQTLLSMLLRHPEVGIKWIMSEEEHKGEKISDRYPHLKGICDLSSITYSDLDNVLKDVDLVFLSLPHGVSSTIVPKIIKTEKKIIDLGDDYRFSKEAVYGLPELFKDGIKKARLVGNPGCYPTASILALAPLIKNKLVDLNSIIVDAKSGISGAGRGAALKTLYCERNEGITAYNAANHRHMGEIGYQVGLLAGLPVNVTFVPHLTPMSRGILATCYGKMTKSQIPMTNNELINIYKTYYKESPFVRIYDSGEPNTKNVSGTNYCDIGVAINEETNTIIVLSVIDNLIKGAAGQAVQNMNIMHGLPEKTGLDAIAIYP, from the coding sequence ATGATAAAAGTTGGGATAGCCGGTGTTGGAGGATACGCGGGGCAGACATTGCTTTCGATGCTTCTTCGACATCCCGAAGTTGGAATAAAGTGGATAATGTCCGAAGAGGAGCATAAGGGCGAAAAAATTTCAGACCGCTATCCTCATCTAAAAGGAATTTGCGATCTTTCAAGCATTACGTATAGCGATCTAGACAATGTTCTAAAAGATGTCGACCTTGTATTTCTTTCGCTTCCTCACGGTGTTTCGTCAACCATAGTCCCAAAGATCATAAAAACAGAGAAAAAAATCATTGACCTTGGGGACGACTACCGTTTCAGCAAAGAAGCAGTATATGGCTTGCCTGAACTGTTCAAAGATGGAATCAAAAAAGCTCGTTTAGTTGGCAATCCAGGGTGCTATCCTACAGCTTCGATTTTAGCTTTGGCTCCGTTAATTAAAAATAAATTAGTAGATCTCAATTCGATAATTGTCGACGCCAAGTCGGGGATCTCGGGCGCTGGGCGCGGCGCGGCGCTTAAAACGCTTTATTGCGAACGAAACGAGGGGATCACTGCTTATAATGCAGCAAACCATCGGCATATGGGGGAGATTGGATATCAGGTTGGCCTGTTAGCTGGTTTGCCTGTTAACGTCACTTTTGTTCCTCATTTGACGCCGATGTCGCGCGGCATACTCGCGACGTGCTACGGGAAAATGACCAAATCCCAAATCCCAATGACCAACAATGAATTAATTAATATTTATAAGACATATTATAAGGAATCTCCTTTTGTTCGCATTTATGATAGCGGCGAGCCGAATACAAAGAATGTTTCGGGCACCAATTATTGCGATATCGGTGTTGCGATAAACGAAGAAACCAATACGATCATCGTTCTCTCTGTAATAGATAATTTGATCAAAGGAGCCGCCGGTCAAGCTGTGCAAAATATGAACATAATGCATGGATTGCCGGAAAAGACAGGGCTTGATGCAATAGCGATCTATCCATGA
- the amrA gene encoding AmmeMemoRadiSam system protein A: MNQLVELARKAIEAFVKDGKTISAPSPLPQEMKGQAGVFVSLKKHGELRGCIGTFMPTKQNIAEEIISNAVMSATQDPRFSPVGSHELKDLEISVDVLTKPEPVSDIKELDAKRYGVIVKSGRRSGLLLPDLPGVETPEEQIEICRRKGGIGINDPIELFRFEVKRYT; encoded by the coding sequence TTGAACCAATTAGTTGAACTCGCAAGGAAAGCAATTGAAGCTTTTGTTAAAGATGGGAAAACCATATCTGCGCCAAGCCCTCTTCCTCAAGAGATGAAAGGCCAAGCAGGGGTTTTTGTTTCTTTGAAGAAACACGGGGAACTTCGCGGATGCATCGGGACTTTTATGCCGACAAAACAAAATATCGCCGAAGAAATAATAAGCAACGCTGTGATGTCCGCGACTCAAGATCCCAGATTTTCACCGGTCGGATCCCATGAATTAAAAGATCTCGAAATATCTGTTGATGTTCTCACAAAACCGGAACCGGTTTCCGATATAAAAGAATTAGATGCAAAACGATACGGAGTTATAGTAAAATCAGGTAGAAGAAGCGGATTACTGCTTCCCGACCTTCCCGGTGTTGAAACTCCCGAGGAGCAAATTGAAATTTGCAGAAGAAAAGGCGGAATAGGCATTAATGACCCGATCGAGTTGTTCAGGTTCGAAGTTAAACGATACACATAG